In Risungbinella massiliensis, the genomic stretch AAGATCAACTAACATTCAGAGGGGTATGAAAGAACTCCCCTCTGAATGAAGTTTCACTTTATAAATCACCCTTATTTTTCAAAATACACTTGGTGGAATTTGTACGTTGAGGTTGCATGCGGATAGAATCCTTTTACCTCTTTCTTAGCGGCAATCGGAACCGTTGCATGTACCAATGGTACCCATGGGGCATCTTTTTTTATAATCTCTTGTGCTTTTTCATACAATTCGGTACGTTTCTTTAGGTCGGAACTTTCCTGAGCTTCAATTAACACTTTGTGTAATTCTTCATTGACATAGAACGCAATATTTCCAGCATCAGGGGCACGAGTGTTATCTTTGTCTAAGAGTACATAAAGGAAGTTATCCGGATCTCCATTATCCCCGTTCCATCCGTAGAGAGCCATTGAATGATCGCCTTTTTTCACACGCTCTTGATGGGTTGGCCAATCAAGCGGAACCACTGTTACCTCTACGCCGATTTTTTTGAAGTCTTCTTTGATAAACTCAGCAATTTTCTTACCATTTGGCATATATGGCCGTGGGTTGGTCATGGTATATAACTCAACCTTAAATCCATCTGGATACCCTGCTTCTTTTAAAAGTTGTTTCGCTTTCTCAAGGTTAAATTCGTAATCTTTCACGTTTTGGTTGTAACCCCAGATTACATTCGGCATCGGGTTGACCGCTGGTGTTGACATTCCTGCATAGAAACTCTTGATAATTCCTTCTTTATTAACAGCATGGTTTAATGCTTGACGTACTTTTGGATTATCAAATGGTTTTTTGGTGGTATTAAAAGCGAGATAGGCAACGTTCATTCCTTCTTGTTCAAACAGTTGCAATTTTGAATTAGCCTTTACCAGTTTGACATCATCTGGGTTCATTCCATCCATGATGTCAATATCGCCGGATTGCAGCGCAGTCATTCGAGCTGAATTATCTGGAATCACACGGAAAATGAGTTTATCGAGTTTCGGATTTCCCTTTTGCCAATATTCTTTGTTTTTTACTAAAACAATGGATTCATTTTTCTTCCAGCTTTCAAATTTGAACGCACCTGTACCAACCGGGTTGGTGTTAAATTGGTCTGGTCCTTTTTTCACTGCAGTAGGGGAGGCGATTCCAAACGGCGGCATAGCAAGGTTAGCTAAGAAAGGGCCTTGTGGTCTATATAGTTCAATTTTTACCGTATACTCATCCGTTGCTGTTACGCTTTTGATTACATGCCCAGAGTCGCCTTTATATCCCCCAAACATATAGGCATAGTAACCAAAGTCTCCACCTTTGTGCTCAGGGTGATTAGGATCCATCCAACGATTAAAGTTATAGACAACAGCTTCGGCATTAAATGGAGTACCATCATGGAACTTTACACCTTTTTTTAGATGGAAAGTCCAAACTTTTCCATCTGGGCTGTTCTCCCATTTCTCTGCCAGAGAAGGGATCACT encodes the following:
- a CDS encoding ABC transporter substrate-binding protein; the protein is MNKKWLIALVLLFTVSTFLTACGGGSDLAATDNVLVYGRGQDSKKLDPAQVTDGESLKVTRAIYDNLVEYDDKTTEVIPSLAEKWENSPDGKVWTFHLKKGVKFHDGTPFNAEAVVYNFNRWMDPNHPEHKGGDFGYYAYMFGGYKGDSGHVIKSVTATDEYTVKIELYRPQGPFLANLAMPPFGIASPTAVKKGPDQFNTNPVGTGAFKFESWKKNESIVLVKNKEYWQKGNPKLDKLIFRVIPDNSARMTALQSGDIDIMDGMNPDDVKLVKANSKLQLFEQEGMNVAYLAFNTTKKPFDNPKVRQALNHAVNKEGIIKSFYAGMSTPAVNPMPNVIWGYNQNVKDYEFNLEKAKQLLKEAGYPDGFKVELYTMTNPRPYMPNGKKIAEFIKEDFKKIGVEVTVVPLDWPTHQERVKKGDHSMALYGWNGDNGDPDNFLYVLLDKDNTRAPDAGNIAFYVNEELHKVLIEAQESSDLKKRTELYEKAQEIIKKDAPWVPLVHATVPIAAKKEVKGFYPHATSTYKFHQVYFEK